The stretch of DNA ATCACGGCGCTGGTCATGGCGATCCAGGCGTACCGACGCCGTCGCGCCCTGAGCTCACGACTCGACTCATGATCTGAGCGAGCAGTCAGAACTCACCCGATGGGCTGCGGATGCTTCGGCGTCGGCAGCCCATCCGCACGAGGCATCGGACCGGAAATCTCACAGGAGCGGCAGGAGGATGTCGGTAACCGCGCGGACAGGCGGGGTGGTAGCCGGATCGGTGAGGTACTCCTCGACGATCGGATGGTCTCGCGGCTCCTCGCCCGAGCTCGGCAGCCACTGACCGTAGAGCCACAGGTAGGCGGCGTGCATCGAGGAGTACGGACCGATGTAGCGCATGATCGCGTACCGGCCGGCCGGCACTGTCCTCTCGACGAGGTCGTGGGGGATCTTCGTGCCGGGATCGACGACGGTTCCAGCCGCCGAGCGCAGATCGGCCCGGGGAACGGCGTCGGGATCGTCCTCATAGATGGCGACCATCGGGCTCCCGGCTCCCGTACGGTCTCTGACTCGACTGAAGGCCCGGCCGATATCCATATACGCCCCGCGATGCTCGGATGCAGCGAGTCGATAGCCGCACCGCGCCTCCACGCGCACCGGCCATCCCGGGACGTCTCTCACCGACGACGTCGAGCCTGAACCGCTGCTCGTCAACGCTGAGTCGGTCGACGCCGGGCGCTGGCCAGTGCGGAATCGGCTTGGAGTCGTCCCGTAGGAGCGGAGGAAGGATCGACTGAAGACCTCGCTGCCGGTGAATCCGGCTTTCCGGGCGATTCGTTCCACCGGCCATGAGGTCTCCCTGAGCATGGCGGCCGCCCGCTCCAGGCGGAGCCGGCGCACGGTCTGAGCGGCCGTCTCCCCGCGTACCGCCCGGTAGATGCGGTGCCAGTGGAAGCGGGAGAACCCGGAGACGTGCGCGAGAGTCTCCAGGCTGAGGTCGTCGTCGAGATGGGCGTAGATGTAGTCGGTGACGGCGTCGAGGTGGCGCTGATACTGATCCGCCCTCATCAGTCGGGCCGG from Actinomyces sp. Marseille-P3109 encodes:
- a CDS encoding AraC family transcriptional regulator, whose protein sequence is MRADQYQRHLDAVTDYIYAHLDDDLSLETLAHVSGFSRFHWHRIYRAVRGETAAQTVRRLRLERAAAMLRETSWPVERIARKAGFTGSEVFSRSFLRSYGTTPSRFRTGQRPASTDSALTSSGSGSTSSVRDVPGWPVRVEARCGYRLAASEHRGAYMDIGRAFSRVRDRTGAGSPMVAIYEDDPDAVPRADLRSAAGTVVDPGTKIPHDLVERTVPAGRYAIMRYIGPYSSMHAAYLWLYGQWLPSSGEEPRDHPIVEEYLTDPATTPPVRAVTDILLPLL